In Stutzerimonas stutzeri, a genomic segment contains:
- the mexE gene encoding multidrug efflux RND transporter periplasmic adaptor subunit MexE codes for MERSLKALRYPLVAVAAAVVGACGQAPEATEAAMPAPQVSVAEVIEQQVTEWDELTGRLEAPESVEIRPRVSGFIDKVAFEEGALVKKGDLLFQIDPRPFEAQVKRLQAELQQARATQQRTASEAQRGERLRANNAISAELADARVSAASEAKSAVAAIQAQLDAAKLDLSFTRVTAPIDGRVGRALITAGNLVNAGDALLTTLVSTDKVYAYFEADERTYLKYRELAREGERGEATPVYLGLSSEDGHPHLGHMDFIDNQVDPRTGTIRGRAVFDNRDGRFTPGLYARLKLVGSATYEAVLIKDVAVGTDLGKKFVLVLGGDGKVSYRSVELGPKLEGLRIVRNGLEQGETIVVNGLQRVRPGAAVAPQSVPMADADTLAALKEQNRAITAAFKPQVVDRSVARSPNS; via the coding sequence ATGGAACGTTCACTCAAAGCCTTGCGTTACCCACTGGTTGCGGTTGCCGCTGCCGTCGTTGGCGCATGCGGACAAGCGCCAGAGGCCACCGAAGCGGCAATGCCAGCCCCACAGGTCAGCGTCGCTGAAGTCATCGAGCAGCAGGTCACCGAATGGGACGAGCTCACCGGGCGCCTGGAGGCTCCGGAGTCGGTGGAGATTCGTCCGCGGGTGTCCGGCTTCATCGACAAGGTCGCCTTTGAGGAAGGCGCATTGGTCAAGAAAGGCGATCTCTTGTTCCAGATCGACCCGAGGCCGTTCGAGGCGCAGGTGAAGCGCCTGCAAGCCGAGCTGCAGCAAGCGCGCGCCACCCAGCAACGCACCGCCAGCGAAGCTCAGCGTGGTGAGCGTCTACGTGCCAACAACGCCATTTCCGCCGAACTCGCCGATGCGCGCGTCAGCGCCGCCAGCGAAGCGAAGTCCGCCGTTGCAGCCATCCAGGCTCAACTGGATGCAGCCAAGCTGGACCTCAGCTTCACCCGCGTTACCGCGCCCATCGATGGCCGAGTTGGGCGGGCCCTGATCACTGCGGGCAACCTGGTCAATGCAGGCGATGCCTTGCTGACCACACTGGTCTCCACCGACAAGGTCTACGCCTACTTCGAAGCTGATGAACGCACCTACCTCAAGTACCGTGAGCTGGCGCGCGAAGGCGAGCGCGGTGAAGCAACGCCTGTCTACCTCGGGCTGTCCAGCGAGGACGGTCATCCGCACCTGGGCCACATGGACTTCATCGACAATCAGGTCGATCCACGTACAGGCACCATCCGCGGGCGCGCCGTGTTCGATAACCGTGACGGGCGCTTCACTCCAGGGCTTTACGCGCGGCTGAAGCTGGTCGGCAGCGCCACCTACGAGGCGGTACTGATCAAGGACGTCGCGGTGGGAACCGATCTTGGCAAGAAGTTCGTGCTGGTCCTGGGCGGTGACGGCAAGGTCAGTTATCGCTCCGTCGAGCTGGGCCCGAAGCTCGAAGGCTTGCGCATCGTGCGTAACGGCCTCGAACAGGGTGAAACAATCGTCGTCAACGGCCTGCAGCGTGTTCGCCCAGGCGCAGCGGTCGCGCCGCAAAGCGTGCCGATGGCAGACGCCGATACCCTCGCCGCACTCAAGGAACAAAATCGCGCCATCACCGCAGCCTTCAAGCCACAGGTCGTTGATCGCAGCGTGGCGCGCAGCCCGAACAGCTGA
- a CDS encoding efflux transporter outer membrane subunit, with translation MSSLRLKYPLRPLVVLITAFSLGACTLGPDYKRPDLPVASEFKQAEGWKAASPADVLQLGDWWALYGDAELNGLVERLNVSNQNLAAAEAQYRQARALVRGARSQLFPVVGASGGATRGGQGSSSSSTQNVTSGSGVSESYEAGLDASWELDIWGRLRRNLEANRANMQASEADLAAVRLSLQSELVQTYLQLRVMDEQQRLLDQTVEAFARSLRLTENQYQAGIVPKSDASQALTQLKSTQAQAIDLRWQRAQLEHAIAVLIGVPPSELNIAERLDIPLLPDVPLALPSQLLERRPDIASAERQVIAANAQIGVAEAAWYPDLTLSASGGYRNSSFSNLISLPNRFWSLGPQLAVTLLDFGSRRADLEQAEASYDQTVAIYRQTVLDSFREVEDNLVQLRVLAEEAVVQREALEAAQESLRLIENQYRAGTVDFLSVATVQTTALNNERTNLTLLGDRLTASVQLIAALGGGWDVQQLDTEPDPQ, from the coding sequence ATGAGTTCGTTGCGTTTGAAGTACCCCTTGCGTCCATTGGTTGTATTGATCACGGCGTTTTCCCTGGGCGCCTGCACCCTTGGTCCCGATTACAAGCGTCCGGATCTGCCCGTGGCGTCCGAGTTCAAACAGGCCGAAGGCTGGAAGGCCGCCTCACCCGCTGACGTGTTGCAACTTGGTGATTGGTGGGCACTCTACGGCGATGCCGAGCTGAACGGCCTGGTCGAACGTCTGAACGTTTCCAACCAGAATCTCGCGGCGGCGGAAGCGCAGTACCGTCAGGCCCGTGCCCTGGTGCGCGGTGCGCGTTCTCAACTGTTTCCAGTGGTCGGAGCCAGCGGCGGCGCAACACGAGGCGGACAGGGGAGTTCATCCAGCAGCACGCAAAATGTCACCAGTGGAAGTGGTGTGAGCGAGAGCTATGAAGCAGGACTCGATGCGTCTTGGGAGCTGGATATCTGGGGACGGCTGCGTCGTAATCTGGAAGCCAATCGGGCCAATATGCAGGCGAGTGAAGCGGATCTCGCCGCGGTTCGCCTGAGTCTGCAATCCGAACTGGTTCAGACTTACCTGCAACTGCGTGTGATGGATGAGCAGCAGCGGTTGCTGGATCAGACCGTAGAAGCCTTCGCCCGCTCGCTGCGCTTGACAGAAAACCAGTACCAGGCGGGCATTGTGCCAAAATCGGACGCCAGCCAGGCGCTGACGCAACTGAAAAGCACGCAGGCTCAGGCCATCGACCTGCGCTGGCAACGCGCGCAGCTGGAGCACGCCATTGCAGTGCTGATCGGTGTACCGCCATCGGAGCTGAACATCGCCGAGCGTCTTGATATCCCGCTATTGCCAGACGTGCCCCTGGCATTGCCATCGCAGCTGCTGGAGCGCCGCCCCGACATCGCTTCGGCCGAGCGCCAGGTGATAGCCGCCAACGCGCAGATTGGCGTGGCCGAAGCGGCCTGGTATCCGGACCTGACCCTGAGCGCCAGCGGCGGTTATCGCAACAGCAGTTTCAGCAACCTAATCAGTTTGCCCAATCGCTTCTGGTCGCTGGGCCCGCAACTGGCGGTCACTCTGCTGGATTTCGGTAGCCGCCGGGCCGATCTGGAACAGGCCGAAGCCAGCTACGACCAGACCGTGGCCATCTATCGGCAGACGGTGCTCGACAGTTTCCGCGAGGTCGAGGACAACCTTGTGCAGTTGCGTGTCCTGGCTGAGGAAGCAGTTGTGCAGCGCGAAGCACTGGAAGCGGCGCAGGAGTCGCTACGGCTGATCGAAAACCAGTATCGCGCCGGGACGGTCGATTTCCTCAGCGTGGCAACGGTGCAGACGACCGCGCTGAACAACGAGCGCACCAACCTGACGTTGCTGGGCGATCGCCTGACGGCCAGCGTGCAGCTGATTGCGGCGCTGGGTGGCGGTTGGGACGTCCAGCAGTTGGATACCGAGCCGGATCCGCAATAA
- a CDS encoding efflux transporter outer membrane subunit, with protein MKALITTPLLLAAIITLSACAVGPDYQTPETAPARIERASAEGFDRSRFESAWWRQFDDTTLDTLVSEALAENRELRIAFARLRAARSIRDDAANDRFPTVTAGATAEYGKAQQPGTSEERSNIERYDLGLDMAWELDLFGRIQRRIESSEAQSEAAEAELYQLQVSLIAELVDAYGQLRGAQLRERIARENLDNQRESHQLTEQLRDAGMGSELDVLRADARLAATEASLPQLQATQTRARNRIASLLGQRPDQLSVDLSPRELPAIAKALPIGDPGELLRRRPDILAAERQLAAATANVGVATADLFPRVSLSGFLGFIAGRGSQIGSSAAQAWGVAPSISWAAFDMGSVRARLRGAEADAEGAVANYEQQVLLALEESENAFSDYARAQERLLSLLRQSSASRAAAQQAQIRYREGTVDFLVLLDAERERLTAEDAQALAEVDLYRGIVSLYKALGGGWQLASS; from the coding sequence ATGAAGGCTTTAATCACCACCCCGTTACTGCTTGCCGCGATCATCACGTTGAGCGCTTGCGCCGTAGGCCCGGACTACCAAACGCCGGAAACGGCGCCTGCAAGGATCGAGCGGGCCAGCGCCGAGGGCTTCGACCGCTCGCGCTTCGAATCCGCCTGGTGGCGTCAGTTCGACGACACGACACTCGATACGCTGGTCAGCGAGGCGCTGGCGGAAAACCGGGAATTGCGTATTGCTTTCGCCAGGTTGCGTGCGGCGCGGTCGATCCGTGACGACGCGGCCAATGATCGTTTTCCGACCGTAACTGCCGGTGCGACCGCCGAGTACGGCAAGGCTCAGCAGCCCGGCACCAGCGAGGAGCGCAGCAATATCGAGCGTTATGACCTGGGTCTGGACATGGCCTGGGAGCTTGATCTGTTCGGGCGCATCCAACGCCGAATCGAGTCCAGCGAAGCGCAGAGCGAAGCCGCGGAAGCAGAGCTCTACCAACTGCAGGTCAGCCTGATCGCCGAACTGGTGGATGCCTATGGCCAACTGCGTGGCGCACAGCTGCGCGAGCGTATCGCCCGGGAGAACCTCGACAATCAACGCGAGTCGCATCAACTGACCGAACAGCTGCGCGACGCCGGCATGGGCAGTGAGCTGGATGTATTGCGTGCAGATGCTCGGCTGGCCGCTACCGAAGCCAGCCTGCCGCAGCTGCAGGCGACACAGACCCGCGCGCGCAACCGCATCGCTAGCCTCCTCGGCCAGCGTCCGGACCAGCTCAGCGTCGATCTTTCGCCTCGCGAGCTGCCGGCAATAGCCAAAGCATTGCCGATCGGTGATCCCGGTGAACTGTTGCGCCGCCGCCCGGACATTCTTGCCGCCGAACGGCAATTGGCGGCTGCCACCGCCAATGTCGGCGTGGCAACGGCCGACCTGTTCCCGCGGGTGAGCCTCTCGGGCTTCCTCGGGTTCATTGCCGGCCGCGGCTCGCAGATCGGTTCGAGCGCTGCACAGGCTTGGGGCGTGGCGCCGAGCATCAGCTGGGCGGCGTTCGATATGGGCAGCGTTCGAGCTCGACTGCGCGGTGCCGAAGCGGATGCCGAGGGCGCAGTGGCGAACTACGAGCAGCAGGTTTTGCTCGCACTGGAGGAGTCGGAAAACGCGTTCAGTGACTATGCCCGTGCCCAGGAGCGACTGCTGTCGTTGTTACGCCAGTCCAGCGCCAGCCGTGCCGCCGCACAACAGGCTCAGATTCGCTACCGTGAAGGCACCGTGGATTTCCTGGTACTGCTGGATGCCGAGCGTGAGCGCCTCACCGCCGAGGACGCCCAAGCGCTGGCCGAAGTGGATCTATACCGTGGAATCGTCTCGCTTTACAAAGCGCTGGGTGGCGGCTGGCAGCTGGCCAGCAGCTGA
- a CDS encoding TRAP transporter substrate-binding protein: protein MKPIITLAGLVLALTATAVEAEPIVIKFSHVVAEDTPKGKGALLFKRLVEERLPGQVTVEVYPNSTLYGDANELEALSNNDVQLLAPSLAKFEKYTKQVQVFDLPFLFDDLEAVNRFQKRAKGRQLLRSMEKENITGLAYWHNGMKQLSATKALRLPSDANGLAFRIQPSAVLESQFSQVSATTKKLPFAEVFASLQNGTVQGAENPWSNIYSKKMHTVQPYVTESNHGVLDYMLVSNARFWFGIPHLIRTELEGIIDEVTYEVNRAAEEANQADRERIRKAGTSEIIELTPEEREAWREAMRPVWKEFEPVIGADIIKAAQTVNRKQRH, encoded by the coding sequence ATCAAGCCGATCATCACCCTCGCCGGTCTGGTGCTAGCGCTAACCGCGACCGCCGTCGAGGCCGAGCCGATAGTCATCAAGTTTTCCCATGTCGTCGCTGAAGACACCCCCAAGGGCAAAGGCGCGCTGTTGTTCAAGCGACTGGTCGAGGAGCGCCTGCCAGGCCAGGTGACCGTCGAGGTCTATCCCAACTCCACGCTGTATGGCGACGCCAATGAGCTGGAAGCCCTGAGTAACAACGACGTTCAACTGCTGGCCCCCTCGTTGGCCAAGTTCGAGAAGTACACCAAGCAGGTGCAGGTATTCGACCTGCCGTTCCTGTTCGACGACCTGGAAGCCGTCAACCGCTTCCAGAAACGCGCCAAGGGCCGTCAGCTACTGCGGTCGATGGAGAAGGAGAACATCACCGGCCTGGCGTATTGGCACAACGGCATGAAGCAGCTGTCGGCGACCAAGGCACTGCGTCTGCCGAGCGATGCAAACGGCCTGGCGTTCCGCATCCAGCCTTCGGCGGTGTTGGAGTCACAATTCTCCCAAGTGAGCGCGACCACGAAAAAGCTCCCCTTCGCGGAGGTCTTCGCCTCGCTGCAGAACGGCACGGTCCAGGGCGCGGAAAACCCCTGGTCGAACATCTACAGCAAGAAGATGCATACGGTGCAGCCTTACGTTACTGAGAGTAATCACGGCGTGCTCGACTACATGCTGGTGAGCAATGCGCGTTTCTGGTTCGGCATTCCGCACCTGATCCGTACCGAGCTGGAAGGCATCATCGATGAGGTGACCTATGAGGTGAACCGCGCCGCCGAGGAAGCCAACCAGGCTGACCGCGAGCGCATCCGCAAGGCGGGCACCTCGGAGATCATCGAGCTTACGCCCGAAGAGCGTGAAGCCTGGCGAGAAGCCATGCGGCCGGTATGGAAGGAATTCGAACCGGTAATCGGTGCCGACATCATCAAGGCGGCACAGACGGTGAATCGCAAGCAGCGCCACTGA
- a CDS encoding LysR family transcriptional regulator — translation MNRNDLRRVDLNLLIVFETLMHERSVTRAAEKLFLGQPAISAALARLRTLFDDPLFVRTGRSMEPTARAQEIASLLSPALDSISTAVSRASSFDPATSELVFRVGLTDEVEFALLPQLLRRIRAEAPGVVLVVRRANYLLMPGLLASGEISVGVCYTQELPANAKRKVLRRPKPMLLRADSIPGRMSMEDYCSRPHAMVSFAGDLNGYIDEELALHGCKRKVVLAVPQFNGLASLLAGTDLVATLPDYAASALAANGGVRAEPLPFETSQDFELSMAWRGAQDNDPAERWLRSRIQMFVGDPDSL, via the coding sequence ATGAATCGCAACGACCTTCGCCGTGTGGATCTGAACCTGCTTATTGTCTTCGAAACGCTGATGCACGAGCGCAGTGTGACCCGAGCGGCCGAAAAGCTGTTTCTCGGCCAGCCGGCGATCAGTGCCGCACTGGCACGCCTGCGCACCTTGTTCGACGATCCGCTGTTCGTGCGCACGGGCCGCAGCATGGAACCGACCGCCCGAGCGCAGGAAATCGCCAGCCTGCTCTCCCCCGCGCTGGATTCGATTTCCACCGCGGTCAGCCGCGCCTCGAGCTTCGATCCGGCCACCAGCGAGCTGGTGTTTCGCGTCGGCCTGACTGACGAAGTCGAATTTGCCTTACTGCCTCAGTTGCTCCGGCGCATACGCGCCGAGGCGCCAGGCGTGGTGCTGGTGGTTAGACGTGCCAATTATTTGTTGATGCCGGGACTGCTGGCGTCCGGTGAGATATCGGTAGGCGTCTGCTACACCCAGGAGCTGCCTGCGAACGCCAAGCGCAAGGTCTTGCGCCGGCCGAAACCGATGCTGCTGCGTGCCGACAGCATTCCGGGCCGCATGAGCATGGAAGACTACTGCTCGCGTCCTCATGCCATGGTGTCTTTCGCGGGCGACCTGAACGGTTATATCGACGAGGAGCTGGCGCTGCATGGCTGCAAGCGCAAGGTGGTGCTGGCGGTACCGCAGTTCAACGGGCTGGCAAGTCTGCTCGCAGGGACCGACCTGGTCGCAACCTTGCCGGACTATGCCGCATCTGCTCTCGCCGCCAATGGTGGCGTGCGCGCCGAGCCGCTGCCATTCGAGACCAGCCAGGACTTCGAGCTTTCCATGGCCTGGCGTGGCGCGCAGGACAACGACCCCGCCGAGCGCTGGCTTCGCTCACGTATCCAGATGTTCGTCGGCGACCCCGACAGCCTCTGA
- a CDS encoding efflux RND transporter permease subunit gives MNFSQFFIQRPIFAAVLSLIILIGGAISLFQLPISEYPEVVPPTVVVRANFPGANPKVIGETVASPLEQAITGVEGMLYMSSQATADGKLTLTITFALGTELDNAQVQVQNRVTRTMPTLPTEVQRLGVTVDKASPDLTMVVHLTSPDERYDMLYLSNYAALNVKDELARLDGIGDVQLFGMGDYSLRVWLDPNKVASRNLTASDVVNAIREQNRQVAAGSLGAPPAPGATDFQLSINTQGRLVSEEEFENIIVRAGADGEITRLKDIARIELGSSQYALRSLLNNQPAVAIPVFQRPGSNAIEISDSVRARMAELKKDFPEGVDYEIVYDPTIFVRGSIEAVVHTLLEAIVLVVLVVVLFLQTWRASIIPLAAVPVSLIGTFAVMHMLGFSLNALSLFGLVLAIGIVVDDAIVVVENVERNIGLGKSPVEATKQAMKEVTGPIVATALVLCAVFIPTAFISGLTGQFYQQFALTIAISTVISAFNSLTLSPALAAALLRSHDAPKDGFSRLLDKLFGGWLFAPFNRVFDRASHGYVGAVKRILRGSGIALVVYVGLVGLGYMGFASTPTGFVPPQDKQYLVAFAQLPDAATLDRTEDVIKQMSEIAGKHPGVANTVAFPGLSINGFTNSPNSGIVFVTLKDFDERKDPNLSAGAIAGELNGQFSGIQEAYLAIFPPPPVQGLGTIGGFRVQVQDRGSLGYEELYKQVQNVIAKSADYPELAGLFTSYQVNVPQVDADIDREKAKTHGVAIDQIFDTMQVYLGSLYANDFNRFGRTYQVNVQAEQKFRLSPDQIGQLKVRNDRGEMVPLSTFVKVSDSAGPDRVMHYNGFLTAEINGAAAPGYSSGQAEDAMERLLKAELPNGMSYEWTELTYQQILAGNTAMFVFPLCVLLAFLVLAAQYESWSLPLAVILIVPTTLLAAITGVILSGGDNNVFTQIGLIVLVGLACKNAILIVEFAKDKQEEGMDRLAAILEACRLRLRPILMTSFAFIMGVVPLVLSSGAGSEMRHAMGVAVFSGMLGVTFFGLLLTPVFYLVIRAFVEKREEKKAVFNRLRGNVASEG, from the coding sequence ATGAATTTTTCCCAGTTCTTCATTCAACGGCCGATCTTCGCCGCGGTGCTGTCGCTGATCATCCTGATCGGCGGCGCCATCTCTCTGTTTCAACTGCCGATCAGCGAATACCCCGAAGTCGTCCCGCCCACGGTGGTGGTGCGTGCGAACTTCCCCGGCGCCAACCCCAAGGTAATCGGTGAAACGGTGGCTTCCCCACTGGAGCAGGCCATCACCGGTGTCGAGGGGATGCTGTATATGTCGTCCCAGGCGACCGCCGATGGCAAGCTGACTCTGACTATCACCTTCGCCCTCGGCACCGAGCTGGACAACGCCCAAGTCCAGGTACAGAACCGGGTGACCCGCACCATGCCGACTCTGCCCACCGAGGTGCAGCGGCTCGGCGTGACGGTGGACAAGGCTTCGCCGGACCTCACCATGGTGGTGCACCTGACCTCGCCGGATGAGCGCTACGACATGCTCTATCTGTCCAACTACGCCGCCCTCAACGTCAAGGATGAGCTGGCGCGGCTGGACGGCATCGGTGATGTGCAGTTGTTCGGCATGGGCGACTACTCGTTGCGCGTCTGGCTCGACCCGAACAAGGTGGCCTCGCGTAATCTCACCGCGAGCGACGTGGTCAATGCGATTCGTGAGCAGAACCGCCAGGTTGCTGCCGGCTCGCTCGGCGCTCCGCCAGCACCGGGCGCGACTGACTTCCAACTGTCGATCAACACCCAGGGTCGCCTGGTCAGCGAAGAAGAGTTCGAAAACATTATCGTGCGGGCTGGTGCCGATGGCGAGATCACCCGTTTGAAAGATATTGCACGCATCGAGCTGGGCTCCAGCCAATATGCGTTGCGCTCGTTGCTGAACAATCAACCGGCTGTCGCCATCCCGGTTTTCCAGCGTCCGGGCTCCAATGCCATCGAGATTTCCGATTCGGTCCGTGCCCGTATGGCCGAGCTGAAGAAGGACTTCCCCGAAGGCGTGGACTACGAGATCGTTTACGACCCGACCATCTTCGTGCGTGGCTCCATCGAGGCGGTGGTGCATACCCTGCTCGAAGCCATCGTGCTCGTCGTGCTGGTGGTGGTCCTGTTCCTGCAGACCTGGCGTGCATCGATCATCCCGCTGGCCGCCGTGCCCGTATCGCTGATCGGCACCTTCGCTGTAATGCACATGCTCGGCTTCTCGCTCAATGCGCTGTCGCTGTTCGGGCTGGTCCTCGCGATCGGTATCGTTGTGGACGATGCCATCGTCGTAGTGGAAAACGTGGAGCGTAATATCGGCCTCGGCAAGTCGCCGGTGGAAGCCACCAAGCAGGCGATGAAGGAAGTGACCGGTCCGATCGTCGCCACCGCGCTGGTGCTCTGCGCAGTGTTTATCCCCACCGCCTTCATTTCCGGTCTCACCGGGCAGTTCTATCAACAGTTCGCGCTGACCATCGCGATCTCCACGGTGATTTCGGCTTTCAACTCGCTGACCCTCTCGCCTGCTTTGGCCGCCGCCCTGTTGCGCAGCCACGATGCCCCGAAGGATGGCTTCTCGCGGTTGCTGGACAAGCTGTTCGGCGGCTGGTTGTTCGCACCATTCAACCGCGTGTTCGACCGTGCCAGCCATGGCTATGTCGGTGCGGTGAAGCGCATCCTGCGCGGCAGTGGCATCGCATTGGTGGTGTATGTCGGCCTGGTAGGCCTGGGCTACATGGGCTTCGCCAGCACCCCGACCGGCTTCGTACCGCCGCAGGACAAGCAGTACCTGGTGGCCTTCGCGCAATTGCCCGACGCCGCGACCCTCGACCGCACCGAGGATGTGATCAAGCAAATGTCGGAAATCGCCGGCAAGCACCCTGGCGTGGCGAATACGGTCGCCTTTCCGGGCCTGTCGATCAACGGCTTCACCAACAGCCCGAACAGCGGCATCGTGTTCGTCACCCTGAAGGACTTCGACGAGCGCAAGGACCCGAACTTGTCGGCCGGGGCCATTGCCGGTGAGCTGAACGGTCAGTTCTCGGGCATTCAGGAAGCCTACCTGGCAATCTTCCCGCCGCCCCCTGTACAAGGTCTGGGCACCATCGGCGGCTTCCGTGTGCAGGTGCAGGATCGCGGCAGCCTCGGTTACGAGGAGCTGTACAAGCAGGTACAGAATGTCATTGCCAAGAGCGCCGATTATCCGGAGCTGGCCGGTTTGTTTACCAGCTATCAGGTCAATGTGCCGCAGGTGGACGCCGATATCGATCGGGAAAAGGCCAAGACCCACGGCGTGGCAATCGATCAGATCTTCGACACCATGCAGGTCTACCTTGGCTCGCTGTACGCGAACGATTTCAACCGGTTCGGCCGCACCTATCAGGTCAACGTCCAGGCCGAACAGAAGTTTCGCCTGTCGCCCGACCAGATCGGCCAGCTGAAGGTGCGCAACGATCGGGGTGAGATGGTTCCGCTGTCGACCTTCGTCAAGGTCAGCGACAGCGCCGGCCCCGATCGCGTCATGCACTACAACGGCTTCCTCACCGCCGAGATCAACGGCGCGGCGGCTCCCGGTTATAGCTCCGGCCAGGCCGAGGACGCCATGGAGCGTCTGCTCAAAGCCGAGCTGCCGAACGGCATGAGCTACGAATGGACCGAACTTACCTATCAGCAAATTCTGGCTGGCAACACCGCGATGTTCGTCTTCCCGCTGTGCGTACTGCTGGCCTTCCTGGTACTGGCGGCGCAATACGAGAGCTGGAGCCTGCCGCTGGCGGTGATCCTGATCGTACCGACGACACTGCTCGCGGCCATTACCGGCGTGATCCTGTCGGGTGGCGATAACAATGTGTTCACCCAGATCGGCCTCATCGTGCTGGTGGGCCTGGCGTGCAAGAACGCCATCCTCATCGTCGAGTTCGCCAAGGACAAACAGGAAGAAGGAATGGATCGGCTGGCGGCGATTCTAGAAGCCTGCCGGCTGCGGCTGCGCCCCATTCTGATGACCAGCTTCGCGTTCATCATGGGCGTGGTGCCACTGGTGCTGTCCAGCGGTGCCGGGTCGGAAATGCGCCACGCAATGGGTGTTGCGGTATTCAGCGGAATGCTCGGAGTGACCTTCTTCGGCCTGCTGCTGACGCCGGTGTTTTACCTGGTGATTCGCGCCTTCGTCGAGAAGCGCGAGGAGAAAAAGGCTGTATTTAACAGACTGCGTGGAAACGTAGCGAGCGAAGGTTAA